In Microbacterium galbinum, a single window of DNA contains:
- a CDS encoding polysaccharide pyruvyl transferase family protein, translated as MPPHTLPPVVACGAYERDNLGDLLFFVVADHFARGIVDVEYTAPIAVDMSALLGRRITATGPTLTEKPATGIWTVGGEVGSTQREYVYRTAVDDAEWSRFSSLDAAEQDALLDEVMNARMESPYVPRPSAFPRNRGARLVLNSVGVSGIGGLTPWRAAVATSALREARYISVRDPKSAELLERLGIPHRLAPDLVHTIASVLPIDAPRDSSVLLQLSEGHIRTYGIEAWTDAIVACSELGDHPIRLFVAGSAPAHDSIERYRELIDRVSAERPDWDIALSDARSIDDRVREIATASLWIGSSLHGRILACAYGTKRLSIAKPKVDVYAETWDADFPFGIEPSSLPAAVTAALEHEPDAAHAAALADSARKSVVDALAVFTEADDAPESDALAIRIDEVTQLQIAAMRLEHEHAEAVRFGKERAAEALRLAGDRDEQRRARQAVEKELAESHARLKKAETELESLRSRLHEIETSTSWKIGSRLTSVAHALRLPRPSSLRRRGRDDSAAR; from the coding sequence GTGCCCCCGCACACGCTCCCCCCGGTCGTCGCGTGCGGCGCCTACGAACGCGACAACCTCGGCGATCTGCTCTTCTTCGTGGTCGCCGATCACTTCGCGCGCGGCATCGTCGATGTCGAGTACACCGCGCCGATCGCCGTCGACATGTCCGCGCTCCTCGGGCGGCGGATCACCGCGACCGGCCCGACCCTCACCGAGAAGCCCGCCACGGGCATCTGGACCGTCGGTGGCGAGGTCGGCTCCACGCAGCGCGAGTACGTCTACCGGACCGCCGTCGACGACGCCGAGTGGTCGCGGTTCTCGTCACTCGACGCGGCCGAACAGGACGCGCTCCTCGACGAGGTGATGAACGCACGGATGGAGTCGCCGTACGTGCCGCGACCGAGCGCGTTCCCCCGCAACCGCGGGGCGCGCCTGGTGCTCAACTCCGTCGGAGTCTCGGGCATCGGCGGCCTGACTCCCTGGCGTGCCGCCGTCGCCACGAGCGCCCTGCGCGAAGCGCGCTACATCTCGGTCCGTGATCCGAAGTCCGCCGAACTGCTCGAGCGCCTCGGCATCCCGCACCGTCTCGCGCCCGACCTCGTCCACACGATCGCGTCGGTCCTACCGATCGATGCACCCCGCGACAGCTCCGTGCTCCTTCAGCTGTCGGAAGGACACATCCGCACGTACGGCATCGAGGCATGGACCGACGCCATCGTCGCGTGCTCGGAACTCGGGGATCATCCCATCCGGCTCTTCGTCGCCGGATCAGCGCCCGCGCACGATTCGATCGAGCGCTACCGCGAACTCATCGACCGGGTCTCGGCCGAGCGCCCGGACTGGGACATCGCCCTCAGCGACGCACGCTCGATCGACGACCGTGTGCGCGAGATCGCCACGGCCTCCCTCTGGATCGGCAGCTCATTGCACGGCCGCATCCTCGCGTGCGCCTACGGCACGAAGCGCCTCAGCATCGCCAAGCCGAAGGTCGACGTCTACGCCGAAACCTGGGACGCGGACTTCCCGTTCGGCATCGAGCCCTCCAGCCTTCCTGCTGCCGTGACCGCAGCACTCGAACACGAGCCGGATGCTGCGCATGCCGCGGCCCTCGCGGACTCCGCGCGCAAGAGCGTGGTCGACGCCCTGGCGGTCTTCACCGAAGCGGACGACGCGCCGGAGAGCGACGCTCTCGCCATCCGCATCGACGAGGTCACCCAGCTCCAGATCGCAGCGATGCGACTCGAGCACGAGCATGCCGAGGCGGTGCGCTTCGGCAAGGAGCGCGCAGCCGAGGCCCTCCGACTCGCCGGCGACAGGGATGAGCAGCGTCGGGCCCGGCAGGCCGTCGAGAAAGAACTCGCCGAATCACACGCTCGACTGAAGAAAGCGGAAACCGAGCTCGAGAGCCTGCGTTCACGGCTGCACGAGATCGAGACGAGCACGTCGTGGAAGATCGGATCGCGCCTCACCTCCGTGGCGCATGCGCTGCGACTTCCCCGACCGTCGTCGCTCCGACGGCGCGGGCGCGACGACTCCGCCGCGCGCTGA
- the groES gene encoding co-chaperone GroES, translating to MSVSIKPLEDRIVIKQVEAEQTTASGLVIPDTAKEKPQEGEVVAVGPGRIDDNGNRVPLDVAVGDRVLYSKYGGTEVKFGADEFLVLSARDVLAVVVR from the coding sequence GTGTCGGTTTCCATCAAGCCGCTCGAGGACCGCATCGTCATCAAGCAGGTCGAGGCCGAGCAGACCACCGCGAGTGGCCTGGTCATCCCCGACACCGCCAAGGAGAAGCCCCAGGAGGGCGAGGTCGTGGCGGTCGGCCCCGGTCGCATCGACGACAACGGCAACCGCGTTCCGCTCGACGTCGCCGTCGGCGACCGCGTGCTCTACAGCAAGTACGGCGGCACCGAGGTCAAGTTCGGTGCGGACGAATTCCTCGTCCTGTCGGCTCGCGACGTCCTGGCGGTCGTCGTCCGCTGA
- a CDS encoding class I SAM-dependent methyltransferase, giving the protein MEMSELQALLTPVGLELLDALGSVESTDEVTRAVSRLRADGHSPELVSAVVGQAHLRAKAGAKFGPFAERMLFTRAGLEQATRLGVAARHAQRMRSAGLTRIADLGSGIGGDALAFAGAGLDVLAVDADPVTAAIAAYNLAPFGESATVQHGTAESADLDGRDAVWMDPARRTAGHSETRRVSPDDYSPSLDWAFALASRVPTGIKLGPAHDRDALPADAEAQWVSADGSVVELVLWTGALARAGVRRAALVIRGERSHELTAGADAVDAEVRPLGAFLHEPDGAVIRARLIGDVARSLDAGMLDEKIAYLTSDAALTSPFVQSFRVRETMAANPKAINAVLRANDIGTLEIKKRGVDIDPAQFRKKLTLRGGASATLILVRVGDQRRAILADRVSAAE; this is encoded by the coding sequence GTGGAGATGTCTGAGCTGCAAGCACTGCTGACCCCCGTCGGGCTGGAGTTGCTGGATGCGCTCGGCAGCGTCGAGTCGACGGACGAGGTCACGCGCGCGGTGTCGCGGTTGCGGGCCGACGGACACTCCCCCGAACTCGTCTCGGCCGTGGTCGGCCAGGCGCACCTGCGTGCGAAGGCGGGAGCGAAGTTCGGACCGTTCGCCGAGCGGATGCTGTTCACCCGCGCGGGCCTCGAGCAGGCCACACGTCTCGGCGTCGCCGCCCGCCACGCCCAGCGCATGCGCAGCGCGGGGCTGACCCGCATCGCCGACCTCGGCTCCGGGATCGGCGGCGATGCCCTCGCCTTCGCCGGAGCCGGTCTCGATGTGCTCGCGGTCGACGCCGACCCGGTGACCGCGGCGATCGCGGCGTACAACCTCGCCCCGTTCGGTGAGAGCGCGACCGTGCAGCACGGCACGGCCGAGAGCGCCGACCTCGACGGGCGCGACGCGGTGTGGATGGACCCCGCCCGGCGCACGGCCGGGCACAGCGAGACCCGTCGCGTCTCGCCCGACGACTACTCCCCCTCGCTGGACTGGGCATTCGCGCTCGCGTCCCGCGTGCCGACCGGGATCAAGCTTGGCCCCGCACACGATCGCGATGCGCTGCCGGCCGATGCCGAGGCCCAGTGGGTCAGCGCCGACGGCAGCGTGGTCGAGCTCGTGCTCTGGACCGGGGCTCTTGCCCGGGCCGGCGTGCGCCGCGCCGCGCTCGTGATCCGCGGCGAGCGCTCGCACGAACTCACCGCCGGCGCCGACGCCGTCGACGCCGAGGTGCGCCCGCTCGGCGCCTTCCTGCACGAACCCGACGGAGCGGTGATCCGGGCTCGTCTGATCGGCGACGTCGCCCGCAGCCTCGATGCCGGCATGCTCGACGAGAAGATCGCCTATCTGACCTCGGATGCCGCGCTCACCAGCCCCTTCGTGCAGTCCTTCCGGGTGCGCGAGACGATGGCCGCGAACCCGAAGGCGATCAATGCCGTGCTCAGGGCGAACGACATCGGCACGCTGGAGATCAAGAAGCGCGGAGTCGATATCGACCCGGCGCAGTTCCGCAAGAAGCTCACGCTGCGCGGTGGTGCCTCGGCCACGTTGATCCTGGTGCGGGTCGGAGACCAGCGCCGCGCGATCCTCGCCGACCGGGTGTCCGCCGCCGAGTAG